The Triticum urartu cultivar G1812 chromosome 5, Tu2.1, whole genome shotgun sequence genome contains the following window.
GGGAGGAGGGCTGGACCCACATCACTAAACTTCTCCTCAATGTACTCCAAGATCACGAGTGACTCACATATCAGGTTGTTGTTGTGGATGAGAACGGGCAACTTCTTAATGAACGGGTTGGACTTGAGGAGAAGGTCGCTCTTGTTGTCAAGGTCCTCCTCAAAGTACTCATATGGTAGGCCCTTGAAGTTGAGCGCTAGCCTCACCCGTAGAGCGAATGGGCTCCGCCATGTTCCCAACACCTTGAGCTCGTCTCCTAATTGTTCCTGCCATATGTAGCCTAGTAGGTGCATCAAGGCGGATTTTATCAACATAGCTCATTGCATGCATGCTCTTCTCCGGGCAAAATAAAGTAAGTCGAAAGTATGATATCATGTACTCTCttcgtctcataatataagatgttttttgacactacactagtgtcaaaaaaacGATGAAGAAAGTACTTTCTACAGTTCTCTTGATATTCTACTCATATCATTTAAACCGTGTATAAACCGGTGGTGGCCGGtggcaaaaataaataaataacataGTCGAAACACAAGAAAACAAGAACTTGCTTTTGAAGCATTCGTCGGGATAAATTCAAGGGGCCCATTGGAAGATGCCGTGCGGAAATGGAAATGACACATGCGGGAACCTGTGTAGTTTAATTATTTATTTGTTTTCCTGGTTTAATTTTTTTGCATGACAATACGTGGCTCATTTATATTATAAAAAATAAAATACAAGTCACGTAAAGGCTGACATGACGAAACTGAAAAGATAGCAGAACATCTCTTAGCTTGACACAAATGCCCGTCACCTACCTCCGGCACCATCACAGCAGTCACCAAAAAAAAGGATGATGGATCACCTCCTCATCGGAGCTCGACGCGGCTCCACCACTGATATACGGATCTGCGGACCTCTAAGATGGATCACCAAAAGGCGAACCAatctgtggttggatggttagagggactgtggtatcccCAGCCCACCAGTGTTCAAATCCTagtgctcgcatttatcctggatttattttaggatttccggcgatgcgcatTCAGTGGGAGAAGATGTTCCCATCGatgacgaggcgcctacggtgacttcgtaaatcttaagatgatatgccggctcattctttcagaggtgctcataggggtagggtgtgcgtgtgtgcgttcataagggtgagtgtatgcgcgtgtatatgagcgcttgtgtctgtactttCAAAAAAAAGATGGATCACCAAAAGTGAAGCCCTTGCTATTGACTGAATCAGATCGGGGCAACAACCCGGATGCACCATCGAACTTTAGATCTGACACCCCACCATGACTAAAACGCCGAATAAGAAAATCATACCTGCCATCCACGAACCACGAACCAGCACACGTTTCGTCTTCTAGATGTCGTCGATGCAGACCACAATCTGCATCCACTCCTGGACTACCTCCCAAGCTCCGCGCCGATGCTGGAGCAAACGCCGTCGCAACGACGGAGCCCGAGGACATGGGTCCACCACAAGGATGCCGCCGTCGCCACCTCATCCTTACTTGAACAGACTAGTTTTCAAATCCGTCCCCAACCATAGGACCGATGGCCTCGTCAGGGAAGGATCTGAAGCTTTATTCAGTGTTGTTATTGTCGTTGTCGAAACTAAGACGATGAACAACCTAAAAACCTAGACTACGAGGGAGTAAAAATGTTCCACATACGTGGATCCAACGACCTTTCTCACCTAATCAAGGCCGCCGGCGAAGGGGAGCCGCCGAAGAACGGCGCGGGAAGATTTGCCTCTCATGGCGGCGGCTAGGATTCCAGCCGCCAGGAGCAAGAGGGAAACCAGAAAAGAGCTAATTCGTGTTTCTATCCTGATTTATTTATTTGAGTAAAGATGTGTATGGCGATTGTACAGTACCATGTTTGTCCTGGCTGCCGCTGCTGCGCTGCCGAGCCTAAGAGCCGGAGGCAGAGAGGACGTGCCGACAACGAGCCGGAGCCGGAGCGAAGCTGGAGCGGACACCAAGCGTGCGCTTGGCCGTTTGGCAGCCCCGATAAAAAGAGGCCTTTTGGGAGCCGACGGAGCGGACTGTCCGAAGCCGGCGGGGTTGGACGGAGCCGAAGCGAGCACAAGAAGCGCCATGGCTGCCTATTCGGTTGGCGCCGGAGCGGGACGACGGCACTGGCCGCTATATACAGAGCGGAGCTTGCCACGTCTTCATCTAAGAAAAATTCAACAATGCACCAACTCCCAACCAACTCCCTTGAAGTGCACGCTTACTAGTCAATCTAAGAAATAATAATTTTAAATATGATCCCTCGCGGACGATCGATTGAGCCAGCGTGCATATCGTCTTGTGCCACACAGAGGCTCAATATCTTATGGCGTTTGAACTCTGAACTTCCTACCCGATCCGCAAAATCATGTCTGTCACGATCAAGAGATTTTGATTTCGCATTTGTTTGGACGTAGTACCGTCGTGCGGTGCGTGGTAAATGATTGACCGATATCTCTAGAGTCTACTGCTGCGTGGGCGGTTGCCCTGCGCGCGGTGTCCTCCAGTTTTCCACTGCTTGTGCGCCCATCTTTTGCTCCTCTCTTTTTCTAGCTCGATATTGTTAGGAAATTAGACAGATTTTGTCTAAGCATAATTTAAATTAGTGACATCATAAAATTACTGTCATGGCAAATCATACATGACAAACTAGAAACATCTGTCACATACGCATATGGACCAATGGCACACGTCGGATGACATATGAGGCACTGGAAACTCCAGTGCAACCCCGTCTACATGCATGATGGTGAAGacaggtgttggggaacgttgtaaaaaacaaaaattttcctacggtttcaccaagatccatctatgagttcatctagcaacgagtgatcggattgcacctacatacctttgtagatcacgcgcggaagcgttcaaagaacggggatgaggaagtcgtactcgacgtgatccaaatcaccggagatcccagcgccgaacggacggcacctccgtgttcaacacacgtacggtcagcgtgacgtctccttcttcttgatatagcaagggggaggagaggttgatgaagatccagcagcacgacggcgtggtgatggatgcagcagtcaccgcagcagggcttcgccgttcttctgcaagagggagaggtgtagcaggggagagggaggcgccaagagtcaagggtacggctgcccctccccccccccctttatataggctccccaagggggggcgccggccctaggagatgggatctcctaggggggtggtggccaagggtggagtggcccccaaggcaagtggggcgccccccctagggtttgggtgggccaaggggggcgcaccagcccactatgggctggttcccctccccacttcagcccatggggccctccgggatggtggtcccacccggtggacccccgggacccatccggtggtcccggtacaataccggtgacccccgaaactctcccgatggccgaaactgcacttcctatatataattcttcacctccggaccatttcggaactcctcgtgacgtccgggatctcatccgggactccgaacaactttcgggttacttcatattcatatctctacaaccctagcgtcaccgaaccttaagtgtgtagaccctacgggttcgggtgacatgtagacatgaccgagatggctctccggtcaataaccaacagcgggatctggatacccatgttggcctcccacatgctcctcgatgatctcatcggatgaaccacgatgtcgaggattcaagcaaccccgtatacaattccctttgtcaatcggtacgttacttgcccgagattcgatcgtcggtatcccaatacctcgttcaatctcgttaccggcaagtcactttactcgtaccgtaatgcatgatcccgtgaccagacacttggtcactttgagctcattatgatgatgcattaccgagtgggcccagagat
Protein-coding sequences here:
- the LOC125506935 gene encoding probable glutathione S-transferase GSTU6 isoform X1 codes for the protein MALLVLASAPSNPAGFGQSAPSAPKRPLFIGAAKRPSARLVSAPASLRLRLVVGTSSLPPALRLGSAAAAARTNMEQLGDELKVLGTWRSPFALRVRLALNFKGLPYEYFEEDLDNKSDLLLKSNPFIKKLPVLIHNNNLICESLVILEYIEEKFSDVGPALLPVDPYERAMARFWARYIEDKLVAPWLKMFRANTNEEKAEWMRETVEAVKTLEGALSRKLAPFFGGDDVGYVDVVLSGMIAWMQGTKALCGVELLDTTKTPLLVEWTERFAGLEGAKEVMPDVDKLVEFAKIKRAKMMALDNN